AAGAGAAGTTGAAGTAGCTATTAATGATGTTAAAGATGCAGACTCAAAACAAGAATTGTCAGCTAAGTTTGAGGCAGAAGAGGGGACCTATGCAGGCCTATTAAAAAAGGCATTTAATAGTTCTACTCTTGATTCTGTGCAAAGTCAAGCTGTAGGTATTAATTATTTGGATAATTTTATATCCATTAAAAATGAAGCTGATCGGAAGAGTAATCCTTAAGGCAAATTAAGATCAATAGTTAAATAAGTACTTAAATAAGAGTACTTAAATAAGAGCAAGATTTAAGCCTTAGATGTAAATGTCTAAGGCTTTTAAATTAAAAAGTAATAGCAATATATTTATTTAAGCCGCGTAAACGAAAGAAATAAGCAAATTATTATGGTATTATTATATTGTTATATGATAATAAATTCATTTTTGTATGAAAGGGAGAAAATTAATGGTGAATGTCAGGACTCATAGTTTATTATTAGTGTTAATATTACAATTATTGCTAATAATAAGTTGTAATTTAAAAGCCCAAAAAGATGTTTTGCAGGGAAATTTGTTTAAAAATGACTTGCTTAAAAAACCTGTGCTTGGAGGACGTGTAGGCAAAGATTTGGCAAAAGTTAGAAGACGTAATGTTAGAGATACTTCTGTAACTAGTGCAACAGGGAAAAGCACGGAAGGTAAACTAAAGACCAAAGCAAAAAGAGCAGTTGAAACAGATACTGAAGGCGTTAAGGAAGCTGCATCAAACCAACAATTAAAAGGTAAATTAGGTCCAAAAAAGACCCCCCATTTAGGATCAATGAAACAGGCATTTAGTGAATCTGCTTCTGATAAGATAAAACATCAAGATGTAGAAGTGTTTAGTGAATCTGCTTCTGATAAGATAAAACATCAAGATGTAGAAGTGTTTAGTGAATCTGCTTCTGATAAGATAAAACATCAAGATGTAGAAGAGGGCAATAATGAGGATCATTTTACTGAGATTAAAGACGATGCTCAAAGCATTGCAAAGGGGGAAAAGCTATACGCAAAGCTGTCAGGTGATGATATGAAGAGAATTGATTATCTACGAAGCGTAGTAACTGATCCTGATATCCCGGGCGATAGGACTTATACTGATGCTGAGTTTTACTCCATGTTAGGCAATTTAGGTGAAGAAAATTTGATTAGACTTATAAAAGTTCATTCGTATGAGTTTGAATTAGTAGAAGAATTAAAAGAATCCATTTTAGTGGCTATTGGCGCTGTTAAGGGAGAAACATTAAAAGACGATTTGAAGATTAGGTTTAATAATTCCAATGACTATCCATTATATTTAAAATCCTTATTTCGTGGGCAGTTTACTTTTGAGCAGTTGTTTGTTCAGTTGTTGGGTGGCAATTATACTCGTGAGTTGGATAAATTTAAAAGAGATGCTTTCAGTGTTGTAATGGGTGAAGAGCTATATGCAGGGCTTTCTGTTGATGAGAGGGAAGTAATTGATTATATACAAAGCGTAGTAACTGATTTTAGTCTAGAAGAAGCCCCAGATGATAAGACTTATACTGATGCAGAGTTTTATACTTTGTTAGGTAATTTAGGTGAAGAAAATTTGAGTAGAATTATAAGAGTGCATTTAAATACTTTTGAAGCATTAAATAGAGCCTTAAGAGCTATTAAGCGTGTTAAGGAAAATGAATCTAAAAAAGATTTGCGAGATAGATTTGATATAGAAGAGGGGACCTATGCAGGTCTACTAAAAAAGGCATTTAGTGAGGATACTCTTAGTTCTGTATATAATAGAGTTATAAAGATTAATTATGAGAAGGATAAGTTGACTCAGATTAGAGATGATGCTAAGCGTATTATAGCAGCTAGTAGGGGCAATCCTTAGGGGCAGTACTTAAACAAATTAAGATCAACAGTTAAATAAGTACTTAAATAAGAGTACTTAAGTAAGAGCAAGATTTAAGCCTTAGATGTAAATGTCTAAGGCTTTTAATAATGAAAGGTGGAGCAATATATTATTTAAGCCGCTTAAACAAAATAAATAAGTAATAGTAATTATTATATGGTAATATAATGATGTATTATATATAACAATGGATTAGTTTGCATAAAAGGGAGATATTTAATGGTGAAGGTAAGAGGTTGTAATTTGAAATCCCTAAAAGATACCGTTCAAGAATACTTGCTTAAAAAGAATCTGAGAGAGGGGAAATTAATTGTAAGTAGTTCTTTTGTATGGAAGCCAATTGTAAGTAACTTTGGCAAATTAATCCTTCCGTTTAAAAAAGCATGAAGAGGAAGATTTTGCTAAAGTAGATGAAGTAAATGAAGTAGAGGAAAGCATAGAATTTAAGCTTGATAAGCTTTTAAGTACATTTAATCTACAGGATGAAGAAAAGGAGTGGCTAAGTATATACGAAGAGTAGTAGTTGATTCTGCAGACACAGGTGTTAGAACATATTCTGATCTTGATTTTTATAACTTGTTAAATGTCTTTGGTGATTCTAGGTTTAAGAAAATTATAGCAGTTCATTTAAAAATGTTAAAGCACAAAACAAGACTCTTGCAGTTGTTGAAAATCTTAATAGAGGGGATTTAAAAGGAGAATTTGAAGAGAAGATTTATCGCAATATCAAAAATATAAATTGGCTATAAAAAAGGCATTCAATCATTGCGTCGATGTTGATTATATAGTTAGCGAGGCTTTTAATATTGATTACGAGAGCATGTTTATTGGAATTGGGAAATATACTGAGGACGTAAAAAGGGTGAAGATTTATGTGCAGGATTGTTTGATAGGGGAAAGGAAATAAGAGTATACGAAATATATTAATTAATCCTGATATTTGTGAGGATAAAGATTTTTTTGCGTATTAGGAATTTGGCCTCTAGTACTTAAAGAGGCAGTAGCAATATATTGAGATATATTTAAGATATATTCAATATATAATTAAATTTGTAATTTTAAAAGTAATAAATAGTGATAATATGATTATTATACTATAATTATATGGCAATAGTTTAATTTGCAAAAAAGGAGAGATTTAAATATGAAGGTAAGAAGTAAGAGTTCATTATTACTATTATTTCTGGTAATAAATTGTAATTTCAAGCCACAAGCGGATCTCATGTTTAAAGATAACTTGCCTGGAAAGGGCTCAGTTAAAGTGAGACCACCTATAAGCAGCTCGCTTGAAAATACTTCAGTTAAAGCAAATGGAGCCAATGTAGCAGAGGAAAATATAGAAGTTAAACTTGACAAGCTTTTAGGTACATTCAGGTTGCAGGATAACGAAAGGGAAGTAATTAGATATGTACGTAGTGTAGCAGCTGATTCTGGTGTAGGAGCCTCGGGTGATAAGGCTTATACTGATGATGGGTTTTATAATTTGTTAAAGAGCTTGGGTGCTCTTAAGTTTAAGGAAATGATAGAAGTTCATTTAAAGATTACTAAGGCACAAGATGAGGCTTTAATAGCTATTGAGAATGTTAATAATGAAGAATTAAAACAAAAATTGCAGCGTGAGTTTGATGATTATAAGAATAATTATTTATCGCATCTAAAAGAGTTATTTAGTGGGTTTATTCCTTCTGGGAGTAGTGCTGATAATTTGCATTATAAATCTATAAATAGCGGCTATGAGGGTTATTTTAGTTCTATTGAAAAGCAAGCTAGAGATTTTATGGATGGCGCAAATCTATACGCAGGGCTCTTAGCAGCTGAGCAGTCAGTAATTGATTATATACAAGATGTAGTAACTAATCCTGCTGTTGGTAGTGCTAATGATTACAGGACGTATTCTGATTCCGAGTTTATTATTTTGTTAGGTAGTTTGGGTGATTCTAAATTGGCTGAAATTATAGAATTTCATTTAGGGATTTTGAAAGCAAAAGACGATGCTCTTGCAGTTATTAAGGATGTCAAGAGAGATGAATTTAAGCAAAAATTACAAAATAAGTTTAATGCTTGCAATAATGCTTATCCATCACATTTAAAAGGGTTATTCCACGAATTTGCTCCTGATAGGGTGTATAGTAGGGTTATAAATAGCAACTATGCTGATTCGTTTGCTTATATTGCAAATCAAGCTGGAAGTGTCATGCAGTTTGAAAAGATATATGAAGGGCTGTCTGATGATGGGAAAGCAGTAATCGATTATATACGGGGTATAGTAGTTACTTCTGGTGTTGGTGATGATGATTCTGCTGATGCTTATACTGATGATGATTTGTATGCTTTGTTAAGCAATTTGGATGCTCTTAAGCTTAAGGAAATTATAGAAGTTTATTTAGAGATCGAAAGAGTACAAAAAGAGGCTAGCGACGCTATTGAGGATATTAAAAAGGAAGAATTAAAAAAACAATTGAAACGTGAGTTTGATGTTTACAATGAGTTTTATTTATCTGATCTAAAGTCCATATTCGTTGATGGGTATGATCCCGGTTTTGTACATAATAAAACTGTAAATGGTGAGCATGTGGATAAGTTTACTAAGATTAGAGACGATGCTAGAAGTGCTATGGGACTTGAAAATCTATACGTAGGGCTCTCAGCAGATGAGCAGCTAGTAATTGAGCATATACGAAGTGCAGTAACTAATCCTAATATTGGGCATATCAGCTCTAATACTTATACTGATGATGAGTTTTACTCTATGTTAGTTAACTTGGGTGCTCTTAGACTTAAGGAAATTATAGAAGTTTATTTAGATATTTATAGTGCACGAGAGGATGCTTTAAGGGTTATTGAAAATGTTACTAGAGAAGACTCAAAACAAGAATTGAAACGTGAGTATGATGATTACAATAATATTTATTTGTCCGATATAAAATGGGCATTTAGTGGTTCTACTCTTGATGATGTTTATGATAATATCATGGATATAGATTATAAGAGTGATTCTGTGGATGGGTTTACTGCGATTAAAGACCAAGCTATAAGCTTGAAATAGAGCTTTGAAATAGAGTTTAAAATAAAGCTTATGTAAATATGCAGAGAGTATTGTTTAAGAGCAGTATTTAAGAAGAGTTAAGAATATTAGCCTTAGATTTATATACTAAGGCTAATAATAATTAGAAGTAATAGAAATGTATTATTTAGTTAGCATATGGTATTTTATAATAATATATAATTAGTATGTTATTAATATGATAATAGGTTAATTTTAAAAAGGAGATATTTAGTGGCGAAGAAAAGACATCATAATTTTTTATTACTATTATTAGTAATAAGTTGTAATTTAAAACCCAAAGAAGATGCTCTTCTTAAGAGGAGTTTGATTGTAAAGACCCCGCTTCAAGTCATCAGAGGACCACTTGTGGGGAATGTTGGTGGAGCAATCCTACCGCTTAAAAAGCATGAAGAGGAAGATTCGGATAAAGATGAATTAGATGAATTAGATGGGAGCATGAAAGATAGGATTAATAAGCTTAAAGACAAATTCGGGACCTTTCCTAAAGGAGAAAAAGTATTTCGACGTATTCGAACTATAGTAACTAGTCCTGATATTCCGGGTGCTAAGACTTATACTACTGCTGAATTTTGCTCCTTTTTAGAGAGCTTGAATGATGCTAGTATTAATGGCATCGTAGAACCTTTAAGAGAGATTTTAGAAGTAAAAGACGATATTTTACGCGTTATGGGAGATATTAAGGCAAAAGAATCAATAAAAAACTTAATAGATGAATTTAACCTTAAAGACAAAGAATATGGAGAGGCTTTAAAAGGTGCATTTAATAATCCTAAGATTGAAGATGTGCTTGTTGGCATGAGAGATAGTGTTTCTAAATATAAAGCAGAGTTTACCAAGATTAAAGCAGATGTTGAGAAAGTTTTAGAGCTTGAGAAAGCTCTAATCTATGAACAAGTCGTTGAAAAGGGTGAAAAGATATATGACAGACTTTCTGGTAATGAGAGGGCAGTAATTGAGTATATGCGAGATGCATTAACTGATCCGAGCATAGAAACTTCAGGTGACAGGGCGTATACTGATGATGAATTTTATCACTTTTTAGGTAGCCTATCTGATGTTGATATTCGGAATTTTACAGCCCATATGAAGTTGAAAGAGCAGGATGAGGCTTTGCGCGCTATTGAAATTGAAGATGTTAAGACAGAAAGCTTAAGAGCAACCTTAAAAGCTGAGCTTGAGCTTAAAGCCAAAGAATGTAAATCAGTTCTAAGGCGTTTATGTAGGAAGCCTATTGATAAGGAGCGTGGGAATATAATAATAGAGGGTTTTAATAAATATGAAGCTGGTATTGCTAGGATTAAGACAACTGCTGAGGAATTTGTAAGGTTTGAAAATTTATACGCAAGTCTCCCAGATGATAAGAGGGCAGTAATTGAATATATACGAAGTGTAGTAACTGATCCGGGGATTGGTAGTGATAAAGGTTATAAAACATATTCTGATCCTGAGTTTGACCTCTTGTTAGTTAAATTAGGTATTAATAAGATTGAAACGGTTATATCGTATCATTTAACCGTTGCATCAGAAAAAGCTGCTACTAAAGCAATTATTGATGGCGTTAGGGGAGGAACATTAAGAGGTGAGTTTGAAGGTAGATTTGATCTTAACTGCCAAGAATATGAATTGGCTTTAAAAGGCAAATTTAGTACCCCGGAGCTTTTAGGGCTTAGTTTCGAAAGTAAATATGTAGAAGAGTTTATTAAAATTAAAGCCGATGCAGAAAAAGCTATTAGAGGAGAAAATTTGTACTTAAGTTTACAGGATAATGAGAGAGAAGTAGTTGATTATATGCAAAGTGTAATGTTTGATCCTAGCATAAGAGGTCATTTGATTAAGAGTACGTGTACTGAGCTTAAATTTTATCACTTGTTAAGTAACTGGGATATTGTTAGGCTTCGGGAAATTATAGGAATTCATTTAGACATTCTTAAGTTACAAGAACAAACTTTAAATACTATTGGGAATATTAAGAGAAAAGCATCAAAACGAGACTGGCAACATGATTTTGATAATGCCAAATATACCTATTTATGTGCTCTAAAAGACTCACTTATTGGTCCTGGTCCGTTAAGAGACTATAGTGGATTTAAGAAGTTTGACTTTGATGATATTATTTTTGATGCTGAGAGTGTTATAAAATATGAAAATCTCTACGCAGCTCTCTCTGATGAAGAACTAGGAGCAATTGAGCATATACGAAGTGTAGTAACTGATCCTAATATTCGTGATTCTGAAGGAAATGCATACTCAGAGGATTATACATATACTGAGTTTGAGGGCTTCTTAGATGCTTTAGATGTTATTAAGGTCAGGGACATTGCAAGAGTTTATTTAGATATTTGTAGTGCCCGAGATGATGCTTTAAGGGCTATTGGAAATGTTACTAGAGAAGACTCAAAACAAGAATTGAAACGCAAGTTTGATGATTACAATAAAATTTATTTATCTGATATGAAATTTTTCATTATTGATTCGGACTCTGATTCAATGTATGAGAAAATTATGGATGTAAATTATAAGTCTAGGCATGTGGATGCATTTAATGCGATTAAAAACGAAGCTATAAGCTTGCCGTAGAGCTAAAATTGCACTTGAAGAGCTATATATAAAGTAGGTTTACTAGGAAAGAGAGGTTTTATTTAGAGGAACTAGTGGGAGTTTAGTAGACCTACTTCTTTATGTGCATATAACTTAATGTTAACAATAAAATGTTAATAACAGTGTGTTTAATTGATGTGTAAATTAAAAGCAATGACTTAAGAGCAATAAGTAGTGATTATATAATATAATTATTAATAATAATACTATGTTTCTATGATAATAGATTGATTGATATAAAAAGGAGATATTTAGGGATGAAGATAAGGCATCATGATAATAATTTATTACTAGTATTAATATTGCTATTACCATTATTGCTGATAATAAGTTGTAATTTAAAACCCAAAGAAGATGCTGTTCTTAAAGGGAGTTTGTTTGTAAAAAATGCCCTGCTTGTAGGTGCTCCATCTTTAAGGAAACTATCCAAAACAGATGATAAAATAGGCGAGGTAATCGTGCATGGTGTGGGGGTTTCTTCAGAGAAACTGTCCAAAGCAGAGGATAAGATAAGCGCAATTGCGCATGGTGTGGAGGTTGCCCCTGGAACTGGCGCAGATGAGAGCACGGAAGTTAAAATTAATAAGCTTCTAGACGAGTTTGGGTTATCTGATCCTGAAAAGGAAGCAGTTTGGTATATACAAAACATATTAACTGATTCTAAGATTAATGGTTATTTTGCGGATAGTAGGAGTCTTTTTTGGAATGATGTATTTGAAGCGATGCCCAATATGGATGATAAGAAATGTATAACGTATACTGCTCCCCAGTTTTATAACTTGTTAGTTAGTCTTGGTGATGCTAGGTTAAAGGAAATTATAGGATTTCATTTAGAAGCTCTTAGAAGACGAGATGACACTTTAAGTGCTATTTCAGGTATTATTAAAGATGAGACAGCAAGACAAAGATTAAGCTTTATTTTGGGCAAGGTAATGCAATATTATCCATCGTATTTAAAATGGGTATGTGGCAGGTCTGATCCTGATGAAGTGTACCATCAAGCTAAAGCTAGGCTTTCTAATTTAAGTGATTTTACTGAGATTAAAGATGAAGCTATAAACCTTGCAAAGCTTGAGCAGAAATTGCTAGACGCGGGAGTTTTATCTAATGAAGAATGGGAATTAATTGGATGTATGCGAGGTGCAATGAATAATCTTGCTGTGGGGATGCCCCCATCAGCAGGTCGTGCACGTTATCATGGTATTCATTTTGATAAGGCATTAGATAAATTAAGTATTAATGACGAACTGAAAGTATTGCTTGGATATTTCCTATTTAATTTTGTGGCACTAAAAGAGTCTAAAATTGCGATAGATGCTATTGAGGATTCTGCATCCAAACGAAAATTAAAAAATAGATTTGAGGCCCGGAATAAGTTCTATTTAGGCAAATTAAAGGAAATGGGGTATATTTACCTGTGGGGTAGTAGGGATGATTTTGAAGAGATATTAGTATCTGGTTATGACACTACGGAAATGATTAATGATATTAGGGAGAAAGCCAATGAGATTGTATGTTCTGAAAAGCTATACTCAGCATTACCTACTGAAGAATGGGAACTACTTGAATATGCACGAAAAGTAGTAATTGATCCGGATATTGGTCGTGATAAAGGTTACAAGACGTATTCTAATTTTAAGTTTTATGAAGTTCTACTTCGTGCAGGTTATGATAATTTGCGTAAATTAATTGGCAATGATCTATCGCTTTTTAGATTAATAAAAGAGATTGAAGGGTTGATAACGGAAGAAAACAGAGACTTATTCGAAGATGTCTTTAATAATATTAAACATGACCATTCATTGGCTATAAAACATTTATTTGAAGGCTATTTTAAGGATAAGGGCCAGTGGGCACCTAATTCAATTTTGGATTTTAATAACGAGTATATTGGTAAGAGGTTTATGAGGTTAAAACAATTCATTAACCTTGTAAACGAAAGTAGGGCTCGTCGTGCAGCTAGAATGCAACGTCAAGCTTAGCAATAAAATTAAAGCTAAGCAGTGTAGCTTACTATTTTGTACTATAAATATGAGAAGTAGTTTTAAGCCTTAGGATTTAAATCTTAGGGCTTTTAATTTATGTTGGAGATATGTATCGTTTAAGATGAATGCGAAATTAAAATAAATATAAAAAGGGCTTAATTAAAAAAGTTATAAATTGGTGATTTTAAGTCATTATTATATTATAATACAATAATGATTTGCATGTAATAATAAATTGCAAATAATAAAAATTTCATATAATAATAAGTTAATTTAATATATTCATTTGAATTGAAAAAGGAGATATTTAGTGGCAAATAAAAGATATTATAATTTGTTATTACTATTGCTATTATTGCTAGCAATAAGTTGTAATTTCAAATCTCGTCAAAGCGATGTTTCACTTAAAGGGACTCGGCTTGAAGGTAAACTATCTGTAGGTAAACCAACTATAAAAAATTCACTTGACAAAAAAACGTTTATAGAAAGCTTATTTGAAGGAAAAGTGACTATAGATGATGTGCTTAAGTTAGAGCTTAGCGTAGATGAAGGCGAGGATGATGAGGACGCTGTCTCTGAAGCTGGCACAGAAGAGAGCATGGAAGTTAAAATTAATAAGCTTTTAGACGGATTTGAATTATCTGATAAAGCAAAAGACGCAGTTAGGTCTTTGCAAAGTATATTGACTGATCCGGATATTGGCAGGGGTGAAGGTTACAGGACTTATACTGATTCTGAGTTTTATGACTTGATGGCGAGTTTGGGTGATGTTAAGAGTAATGAAATTATAGAAGCTCACTTAACTATTCTTGCCGGACGAGAAAGGCTTCAAGAAGCTATTGAGAATATTAATGGGGAATTGGCAAAAAGATTTAAACCATTCCTCCAAAACGAAATTAAGGCTCAAGAGGAAGGCTATCCATTATATATAAAAGATGTGTTTACTGGGTCTAATCTTAAGAGAATCTTTAGTCTAGTAACAGGTTATAAGGATGCATCTTTAAGTAAGTTTAGTAAGACTCAATATATGGTTGATGCTATTATAGATGGCAAAGATCCGCTTGAAGGGCTTTCTGA
The nucleotide sequence above comes from Borrelia hermsii DAH. Encoded proteins:
- a CDS encoding BTA121 domain-containing protein surface lipoprotein yields the protein MKVRSKSSLLLLFLVINCNFKPQADLMFKDNLPGKGSVKVRPPISSSLENTSVKANGANVAEENIEVKLDKLLGTFRLQDNEREVIRYVRSVAADSGVGASGDKAYTDDGFYNLLKSLGALKFKEMIEVHLKITKAQDEALIAIENVNNEELKQKLQREFDDYKNNYLSHLKELFSGFIPSGSSADNLHYKSINSGYEGYFSSIEKQARDFMDGANLYAGLLAAEQSVIDYIQDVVTNPAVGSANDYRTYSDSEFIILLGSLGDSKLAEIIEFHLGILKAKDDALAVIKDVKRDEFKQKLQNKFNACNNAYPSHLKGLFHEFAPDRVYSRVINSNYADSFAYIANQAGSVMQFEKIYEGLSDDGKAVIDYIRGIVVTSGVGDDDSADAYTDDDLYALLSNLDALKLKEIIEVYLEIERVQKEASDAIEDIKKEELKKQLKREFDVYNEFYLSDLKSIFVDGYDPGFVHNKTVNGEHVDKFTKIRDDARSAMGLENLYVGLSADEQLVIEHIRSAVTNPNIGHISSNTYTDDEFYSMLVNLGALRLKEIIEVYLDIYSAREDALRVIENVTREDSKQELKREYDDYNNIYLSDIKWAFSGSTLDDVYDNIMDIDYKSDSVDGFTAIKDQAISLK
- a CDS encoding BTA121 domain-containing protein surface lipoprotein, producing the protein MANKRYYNLLLLLLLLLAISCNFKSRQSDVSLKGTRLEGKLSVGKPTIKNSLDKKTFIESLFEGKVTIDDVLKLELSVDEGEDDEDAVSEAGTEESMEVKINKLLDGFELSDKAKDAVRSLQSILTDPDIGRGEGYRTYTDSEFYDLMASLGDVKSNEIIEAHLTILAGRERLQEAIENINGELAKRFKPFLQNEIKAQEEGYPLYIKDVFTGSNLKRIFSLVTGYKDASLSKFSKTQYMVDAIIDGKDPLEGLSDVELRGANLLQGILTDSKIGDKTYSDDEFSLLLFNLGTDRAREIIRSHLDVVEELEKTNIAIDAVGDEKSKQNLKDDLTKQENEYLLSLKGALDWHDFPDRICNAVKSCRDRYVNKYVSLGDEAGEL
- a CDS encoding BTA121 domain-containing protein surface lipoprotein, whose translation is MVNVRTHSLLLVLILQLLLIISCNLKAQKDVLQGNLFKNDLLKKPVLGGRVGKDLAKVRRRNVRDTSVTSATGKSTEGKLKTKAKRAVETDTEGVKEAASNQQLKGKLGPKKTPHLGSMKQAFSESASDKIKHQDVEVFSESASDKIKHQDVEVFSESASDKIKHQDVEEGNNEDHFTEIKDDAQSIAKGEKLYAKLSGDDMKRIDYLRSVVTDPDIPGDRTYTDAEFYSMLGNLGEENLIRLIKVHSYEFELVEELKESILVAIGAVKGETLKDDLKIRFNNSNDYPLYLKSLFRGQFTFEQLFVQLLGGNYTRELDKFKRDAFSVVMGEELYAGLSVDEREVIDYIQSVVTDFSLEEAPDDKTYTDAEFYTLLGNLGEENLSRIIRVHLNTFEALNRALRAIKRVKENESKKDLRDRFDIEEGTYAGLLKKAFSEDTLSSVYNRVIKINYEKDKLTQIRDDAKRIIAASRGNP
- a CDS encoding BTA121 domain-containing protein surface lipoprotein, whose protein sequence is MKIRHHDNNLLLVLILLLPLLLIISCNLKPKEDAVLKGSLFVKNALLVGAPSLRKLSKTDDKIGEVIVHGVGVSSEKLSKAEDKISAIAHGVEVAPGTGADESTEVKINKLLDEFGLSDPEKEAVWYIQNILTDSKINGYFADSRSLFWNDVFEAMPNMDDKKCITYTAPQFYNLLVSLGDARLKEIIGFHLEALRRRDDTLSAISGIIKDETARQRLSFILGKVMQYYPSYLKWVCGRSDPDEVYHQAKARLSNLSDFTEIKDEAINLAKLEQKLLDAGVLSNEEWELIGCMRGAMNNLAVGMPPSAGRARYHGIHFDKALDKLSINDELKVLLGYFLFNFVALKESKIAIDAIEDSASKRKLKNRFEARNKFYLGKLKEMGYIYLWGSRDDFEEILVSGYDTTEMINDIREKANEIVCSEKLYSALPTEEWELLEYARKVVIDPDIGRDKGYKTYSNFKFYEVLLRAGYDNLRKLIGNDLSLFRLIKEIEGLITEENRDLFEDVFNNIKHDHSLAIKHLFEGYFKDKGQWAPNSILDFNNEYIGKRFMRLKQFINLVNESRARRAARMQRQA
- a CDS encoding BTA121 domain-containing protein surface lipoprotein — translated: MAKKRHHNFLLLLLVISCNLKPKEDALLKRSLIVKTPLQVIRGPLVGNVGGAILPLKKHEEEDSDKDELDELDGSMKDRINKLKDKFGTFPKGEKVFRRIRTIVTSPDIPGAKTYTTAEFCSFLESLNDASINGIVEPLREILEVKDDILRVMGDIKAKESIKNLIDEFNLKDKEYGEALKGAFNNPKIEDVLVGMRDSVSKYKAEFTKIKADVEKVLELEKALIYEQVVEKGEKIYDRLSGNERAVIEYMRDALTDPSIETSGDRAYTDDEFYHFLGSLSDVDIRNFTAHMKLKEQDEALRAIEIEDVKTESLRATLKAELELKAKECKSVLRRLCRKPIDKERGNIIIEGFNKYEAGIARIKTTAEEFVRFENLYASLPDDKRAVIEYIRSVVTDPGIGSDKGYKTYSDPEFDLLLVKLGINKIETVISYHLTVASEKAATKAIIDGVRGGTLRGEFEGRFDLNCQEYELALKGKFSTPELLGLSFESKYVEEFIKIKADAEKAIRGENLYLSLQDNEREVVDYMQSVMFDPSIRGHLIKSTCTELKFYHLLSNWDIVRLREIIGIHLDILKLQEQTLNTIGNIKRKASKRDWQHDFDNAKYTYLCALKDSLIGPGPLRDYSGFKKFDFDDIIFDAESVIKYENLYAALSDEELGAIEHIRSVVTDPNIRDSEGNAYSEDYTYTEFEGFLDALDVIKVRDIARVYLDICSARDDALRAIGNVTREDSKQELKRKFDDYNKIYLSDMKFFIIDSDSDSMYEKIMDVNYKSRHVDAFNAIKNEAISLP
- a CDS encoding BTA121 domain-containing protein surface lipoprotein yields the protein MAKYIRRVVVDSADTGVRTYSDLDFYNLLNVFGDSRFKKIIAVHLKMLKHKTRLLQLLKILIEGI